Proteins encoded together in one Altererythrobacter epoxidivorans window:
- a CDS encoding ABC transporter permease codes for MSEAIPGGLSWSGAWRIAKRDLHVRFKGLRLLLVCIFLGTAALAAIGTLSSAIERELSSRGQELLGGDLEVEVWQRDLSAEEKAALGEYGAISGGTRLQAMATVEEAAAPIELKAVDAAWPLYGTLKLASGAEAGAPTGNDAWLAQGALDRLDISVGDSFRIGSVTLRAAGVIADEPDRLSEGFQLGPTVIVAEDIPAKAGLLAPGSMYQSKYRVAFDATRDPETVQEAIAERFPDAGFDFRTRDRASPGADRFVSQMSDFLTLVGLAALVIAGIGIGGGVTSYLEARRTSIATLKVLGATSRDIGKIYALQIGTAALVGSVAGLAVGILVTPLLGSALEGLLPVETGFVIEPGPLLLAAAYGLLVAFSFAATPLLRARSFPAMALMRAKVAPLARDRRALAWTAAGVVAICALALLTTAQPMLSGGFLIGAAAALALLAAISAGIRAITRKLPRPSNPLVRAALANLHRPGAQTGSLVTALGFGLASFVLLAAVQSAIDGNIEKRVPQEAPDYFVLDIPRDRADEFRSLVAARADDAQIRTVPALRGAILAYGPQEEMIRVDELEEIPEGAWALRGERGLTYADELPPGNVVTDGAWWPADYTGEPLVSIDEEFAQTVDLKVGDYITIGVLGVERSARIANLRRIDWESMGFNYVLVFSSNTLQDAPHNLAATIELDDNAEAGALLRDLVRAFPSSSVIEVGQVLTEARTILEQVGLATLAAASVAVLAGLAVLLGAIAAARASRVYDTVVLRVLGASRRQVLSMQLAEYGLLATVLAVVALGLGSSLAWVIVTQLFEFDWLPDWGEVFAVLGLGLALVVGFAVAGSLPLLRAKPAQALREL; via the coding sequence ATGAGTGAGGCGATCCCCGGCGGACTGAGCTGGAGCGGGGCATGGCGGATCGCGAAGCGCGATCTCCACGTCCGGTTCAAGGGCCTGCGCCTGCTGCTGGTCTGCATCTTCCTCGGCACGGCAGCTCTCGCTGCCATCGGCACGCTCAGCTCCGCCATCGAACGGGAGCTGTCTTCACGCGGGCAGGAACTGCTTGGCGGCGATCTCGAGGTCGAAGTCTGGCAACGCGACCTCAGTGCGGAAGAAAAAGCCGCGCTGGGCGAATACGGGGCAATCTCTGGCGGAACCCGTCTGCAAGCCATGGCGACGGTCGAGGAAGCCGCCGCACCGATCGAATTGAAGGCCGTCGATGCAGCATGGCCCCTGTACGGAACGCTGAAACTGGCGAGCGGTGCTGAAGCAGGCGCCCCCACCGGAAACGATGCGTGGCTCGCCCAGGGGGCGCTCGACAGGCTCGACATCTCTGTCGGCGATAGCTTCAGGATCGGGTCGGTCACATTGCGCGCGGCCGGCGTCATTGCCGACGAGCCTGACCGCCTGTCGGAGGGGTTCCAGCTAGGCCCGACGGTCATCGTCGCCGAAGACATACCGGCCAAGGCCGGCCTGCTTGCTCCCGGGTCGATGTATCAGAGCAAGTACCGCGTCGCGTTCGATGCGACCCGCGATCCGGAAACTGTGCAGGAAGCCATTGCGGAGCGTTTTCCCGATGCCGGTTTCGATTTTCGAACGCGTGACCGCGCCTCACCCGGTGCCGATCGCTTTGTCAGCCAGATGAGCGATTTCCTGACGCTCGTCGGACTTGCCGCGCTGGTAATTGCCGGGATCGGCATCGGCGGCGGCGTTACCTCCTATCTCGAAGCCCGCCGCACCAGCATCGCCACGCTCAAGGTCCTGGGCGCCACGAGCCGCGACATCGGCAAGATCTACGCTCTCCAGATCGGCACCGCCGCCCTGGTCGGCAGCGTTGCAGGGCTGGCCGTCGGAATACTCGTCACCCCCCTTCTCGGCTCCGCACTGGAAGGGCTGTTGCCAGTGGAGACCGGCTTCGTGATCGAGCCCGGGCCGCTACTTCTTGCGGCGGCTTATGGCCTGCTCGTCGCTTTCTCTTTCGCAGCAACACCATTGCTTCGCGCCCGCAGCTTCCCGGCAATGGCCTTGATGCGTGCCAAGGTTGCGCCCCTTGCCCGGGATCGCCGCGCCCTTGCGTGGACGGCGGCAGGCGTAGTGGCGATCTGCGCCCTCGCCCTGCTCACGACTGCACAGCCCATGCTCTCCGGCGGTTTCCTGATCGGTGCAGCCGCCGCTCTCGCCCTGCTCGCCGCCATTTCTGCCGGGATACGCGCAATCACCCGCAAGCTGCCACGCCCTTCGAACCCGCTTGTCCGCGCCGCCCTCGCCAATTTGCATCGTCCCGGTGCACAGACGGGATCGCTGGTCACGGCACTCGGCTTCGGTCTCGCCAGCTTCGTCCTGCTTGCTGCAGTACAGAGCGCGATCGATGGAAATATCGAGAAACGCGTACCACAAGAGGCACCGGATTACTTCGTCCTGGATATCCCGCGCGACCGGGCCGACGAGTTCCGCTCGCTGGTCGCAGCGCGTGCCGATGATGCCCAGATCCGCACCGTTCCGGCGCTGCGCGGGGCGATCCTTGCCTATGGCCCGCAAGAAGAGATGATCCGCGTCGACGAGCTCGAGGAAATTCCCGAGGGCGCCTGGGCGCTGCGCGGCGAGCGCGGCCTTACCTATGCCGACGAACTGCCCCCGGGCAATGTCGTCACCGACGGGGCCTGGTGGCCGGCAGATTATACTGGCGAACCGCTGGTTTCGATCGACGAGGAATTCGCGCAGACGGTGGACCTCAAGGTCGGTGACTACATCACCATCGGCGTGCTTGGCGTGGAACGCAGTGCGCGCATCGCCAATCTGCGCCGGATCGACTGGGAAAGCATGGGCTTCAACTACGTGCTCGTGTTTTCGTCGAACACTTTGCAGGATGCGCCGCATAATTTGGCGGCAACGATCGAGCTCGATGACAATGCAGAAGCGGGCGCGCTGCTGCGCGACCTTGTCCGCGCTTTCCCATCAAGCTCGGTGATCGAGGTAGGCCAGGTGCTGACCGAGGCGCGTACCATCCTGGAGCAAGTCGGTCTCGCAACGCTCGCCGCAGCGTCGGTCGCAGTGCTCGCGGGGCTGGCCGTACTGCTCGGAGCGATCGCCGCTGCCAGGGCGTCGCGTGTTTACGATACGGTCGTGCTGCGTGTTCTGGGTGCAAGCCGCAGGCAGGTCCTGTCGATGCAACTGGCGGAATACGGGCTTCTCGCAACCGTCCTTGCGGTCGTTGCGCTGGGCCTCGGATCGAGCCTCGCATGGGTCATCGTGACCCAGCTGTTCGAATTCGACTGGCTACCCGACTGGGGCGAGGTATTTGCCGTACTCGGCCTTGGCCTGGCCCTAGTCGTCGGTTTTGCCGTTGCCGGCTCGCTCCCCTTGTTGAGAGCGAAACCGGCACAGGCATTGCGCGAATTGTAA
- a CDS encoding ABC transporter ATP-binding protein: MTNPSLAISARNLKLTLGSDAAPVEILRGIDLDIADGEIVALLGPSGSGKSSLMAVLSGLERATSGSLTVAGADFSTLDEDALAQARRGRIGIVLQAFHLLPTMTAAENVATPMELAGEIEGVRDRAETELTAVGLGHRLHHYPTQLSGGEQQRVAIARATAPRPSLIFADEPTGNLDAATGHEIIDLLFSRRAETGATLLIITHDPELAERCERVITMADGQIASDTGRR; this comes from the coding sequence GTGACAAACCCTTCTCTCGCAATTTCCGCCCGTAACCTGAAACTCACCCTCGGCAGCGATGCCGCGCCGGTCGAAATCCTGCGCGGGATCGATCTCGATATCGCCGATGGAGAGATCGTCGCCCTGCTGGGACCTTCCGGTTCGGGCAAGAGCTCGCTCATGGCAGTCCTGTCGGGGCTCGAGCGCGCAACGTCAGGTTCGTTGACGGTCGCTGGTGCCGACTTTTCGACCCTCGATGAAGATGCACTGGCGCAGGCACGGCGCGGGCGTATCGGGATCGTCCTGCAGGCGTTCCATCTTTTGCCGACCATGACCGCAGCCGAAAACGTCGCGACGCCAATGGAACTTGCAGGCGAAATCGAGGGCGTTCGCGACCGGGCCGAAACGGAACTGACCGCAGTCGGGCTCGGCCACAGGCTCCACCATTATCCCACCCAGCTTTCGGGCGGCGAGCAACAGCGCGTCGCCATCGCTCGCGCCACGGCCCCGCGTCCTTCGCTCATCTTCGCGGACGAGCCCACAGGCAACCTCGATGCCGCGACCGGCCATGAAATCATCGACCTGCTCTTTTCCCGCCGCGCAGAGACGGGCGCGACCCTGCTCATCATCACCCATGATCCGGAACTTGCCGAACGCTGCGAGCGGGTGATCACCATGGCGGATGGCCAGATCGCCTCGGATACGGGCCGCCGATGA
- a CDS encoding arylesterase: MAVGSWSKLLALILAFALVGCNSEEPGKDGAAINPESERAVPADAPEVDILAFGDSLFAGYGVEKSESYPARLEDALRARGFNANVVNAGVSGDTSAAGRQRLAFTLDAQKEKPDLVILELGGNDLLRGLPPAETRANFEAMLDELKKRDIDVLLMGMRSPPNYGGEFTAQFDGLYPALAKEYGADLVPFFLEAIYTDPGLFQNDRIHPTPQGIDLIVEDTVDEVEEALD; the protein is encoded by the coding sequence ATGGCTGTTGGCAGCTGGTCGAAACTGTTGGCGTTGATTTTGGCGTTCGCCCTTGTGGGCTGCAATTCGGAAGAGCCCGGCAAGGATGGCGCGGCTATCAACCCTGAATCCGAGCGGGCAGTTCCCGCAGACGCTCCCGAGGTCGACATCCTCGCCTTCGGCGACAGCCTTTTTGCAGGCTATGGCGTAGAGAAATCAGAGAGTTATCCCGCACGCCTGGAAGATGCCCTGAGGGCGCGTGGCTTCAACGCCAATGTAGTGAATGCCGGCGTATCGGGCGATACTTCGGCTGCAGGTCGGCAGCGGCTTGCCTTCACGCTCGACGCGCAGAAGGAAAAGCCGGACCTCGTGATCCTGGAACTGGGCGGTAACGATTTGCTGCGCGGCCTGCCTCCTGCCGAAACGAGGGCCAATTTCGAGGCAATGCTCGACGAGTTGAAGAAGCGGGACATCGATGTGCTGCTGATGGGGATGAGGTCTCCACCGAATTATGGAGGCGAATTCACCGCGCAATTCGACGGCCTCTATCCGGCGCTCGCCAAGGAATACGGGGCGGATCTCGTGCCGTTCTTCCTCGAAGCGATCTATACCGATCCGGGCCTTTTCCAGAATGACCGGATCCATCCGACCCCCCAGGGGATCGACCTGATTGTCGAGGATACGGTCGACGAAGTCGAAGAAGCGCTCGATTGA
- the recF gene encoding DNA replication/repair protein RecF (All proteins in this family for which functions are known are DNA-binding proteins that assist the filamentation of RecA onto DNA for the initiation of recombination or recombinational repair.), whose translation MALDRISLYNFRNHAANELADTRQFNLLVGENGAGKTNVLEALSLLAPGRGLRRASLEEMVGPATASGFAIGASLNEQGHESARLGTYVEGERPGRRLVRINGAEASATSLGEWLAMGWLTPAMDRLFTDSAGARRRHIDRMALALDPAHARNVTRFEAALRERNKLLESGGDATWLAAIEVQVAEHGERVASGRSLLVSALGDELSTLPDQPFARPLLTYRAGGPMEFEALREEFRRQRGRDRAAGRALSGPHRDELEVVMAGSGQAAAVCSTGEQKAMLIAMTLAHASLAAEGRPGVLLLDEVAAHLDPVRRGALFDRLRQGRAQVWLTGTESGPFSEILGEAAVWQVAGGKLTRL comes from the coding sequence ATGGCGCTCGACCGCATCTCGCTCTACAATTTCCGCAATCATGCGGCGAACGAACTTGCCGATACGCGCCAGTTCAACCTGCTCGTGGGCGAGAACGGGGCAGGAAAGACAAACGTGCTGGAGGCGCTATCCCTCCTGGCGCCGGGGCGTGGCCTGCGGCGGGCCTCGCTCGAAGAAATGGTTGGACCTGCAACGGCATCGGGCTTCGCCATAGGCGCCAGCCTCAACGAACAGGGCCATGAAAGCGCCAGGCTCGGCACATACGTAGAGGGTGAGCGACCGGGCCGCCGGCTAGTCCGTATCAACGGGGCGGAAGCGAGCGCCACTAGTTTGGGCGAGTGGCTCGCCATGGGCTGGCTGACTCCTGCCATGGATCGCCTGTTCACGGATTCCGCCGGGGCGCGCCGGCGCCATATCGACCGCATGGCCCTCGCCCTCGACCCTGCCCATGCGCGCAATGTGACGCGGTTCGAAGCAGCCTTGCGCGAACGCAACAAGCTGCTCGAAAGCGGCGGCGACGCCACTTGGCTCGCCGCGATCGAAGTGCAGGTCGCCGAACACGGCGAACGGGTTGCCAGCGGGCGTTCGCTCCTCGTCAGCGCACTGGGCGATGAACTATCCACCCTCCCCGACCAGCCCTTTGCGCGGCCGCTACTGACCTACCGTGCCGGCGGACCGATGGAATTCGAAGCGCTGAGGGAAGAGTTCCGGCGCCAGAGAGGCCGAGACCGCGCCGCCGGTCGTGCATTGTCCGGCCCCCATCGCGACGAGCTGGAAGTGGTCATGGCCGGATCGGGGCAAGCTGCTGCGGTCTGTTCGACCGGCGAACAAAAAGCGATGCTGATCGCCATGACACTTGCTCATGCTTCGCTTGCCGCCGAAGGCCGACCAGGCGTGCTTCTGCTCGATGAAGTTGCCGCGCACCTCGATCCTGTCCGCCGCGGCGCATTGTTCGACCGGCTTCGTCAGGGCCGCGCACAGGTCTGGCTGACCGGCACGGAGAGCGGCCCGTTCTCGGAAATCCTCGGCGAAGCGGCGGTATGGCAGGTGGCGGGCGGAAAACTCACCCGCCTCTAG
- a CDS encoding recombination protein F, with protein sequence MFALLDNGSRLAAAVSAIAISAVFLATAIVPAMPSLGAMA encoded by the coding sequence ATGTTTGCTCTTCTGGACAATGGTAGCCGCCTCGCCGCCGCCGTTTCCGCAATTGCCATCTCGGCGGTCTTCCTAGCCACCGCGATCGTCCCTGCAATGCCCAGCCTGGGAGCAATGGCATGA
- a CDS encoding PspC domain-containing protein — MNKVAKNDRSGPPSKSFELDRRNGKVFGVCAGIANYFGINPMIVRLGFVAGTLIGFGSFILIYLAIALIAD; from the coding sequence ATGAACAAGGTAGCAAAGAACGACCGCAGCGGTCCGCCCAGCAAAAGCTTCGAGCTCGACCGCCGCAACGGCAAGGTGTTCGGCGTATGCGCCGGGATTGCCAACTATTTCGGGATCAACCCAATGATCGTCCGCCTCGGCTTCGTAGCCGGCACGTTGATCGGTTTCGGATCGTTCATCCTGATCTATCTCGCGATCGCACTGATCGCAGACTAA
- a CDS encoding SDR family oxidoreductase — MAGRVAGKLALVTGAAQGLGAAHSRRLAEEGARVLCTDINGEGAEATAAAINADLGDGTAYGIQHDVTDPAAWEAAVDAARENLGGLNVLVNNAGIGVGGNIETCTFEDWQKCFSVNVDSIFHGCQKALPLMREHAPGSIINISSIAGLIASDTMPAYNASKAAVWMLSKSIALHCAKNNMQIRCNSVHPTFVDTPILDGTAKHHNLDKGVLLDKLARQIPLKFVGEPNDIANAVLYLASDESRFMTGAELKLDGGISAM, encoded by the coding sequence ATGGCAGGACGGGTAGCGGGCAAGCTGGCCCTGGTTACGGGCGCGGCACAGGGACTTGGCGCAGCGCACTCGCGGCGTCTCGCCGAAGAAGGCGCCCGCGTGCTTTGCACCGACATCAACGGCGAAGGGGCTGAAGCGACCGCTGCCGCCATCAATGCCGATCTCGGCGACGGCACCGCCTATGGCATCCAGCATGACGTCACCGATCCTGCTGCGTGGGAGGCTGCCGTCGATGCGGCACGCGAAAACCTCGGCGGGCTCAACGTACTCGTCAACAATGCCGGGATCGGCGTCGGCGGCAATATCGAAACCTGCACGTTTGAGGACTGGCAGAAATGCTTTTCGGTCAATGTCGATTCGATCTTTCACGGTTGCCAGAAGGCGCTGCCCTTGATGCGCGAACACGCGCCGGGATCGATCATCAACATTTCAAGCATCGCCGGCCTGATCGCCAGCGACACCATGCCTGCGTATAATGCGTCCAAGGCTGCGGTATGGATGCTGTCGAAATCGATCGCGCTGCATTGTGCGAAGAACAACATGCAGATCCGCTGCAATTCGGTGCACCCGACATTCGTGGATACGCCGATCCTGGATGGAACGGCCAAGCATCACAATCTCGACAAGGGCGTGCTGCTAGACAAGCTGGCGCGTCAGATACCGCTGAAATTCGTGGGTGAACCGAACGATATCGCCAATGCGGTCCTGTATCTCGCCAGCGACGAAAGCCGCTTCATGACCGGAGCCGAACTCAAGCTGGACGGCGGCATATCGGCGATGTGA
- a CDS encoding NUDIX hydrolase, whose amino-acid sequence MSDPDAEKPEEIVWQGKFITTKRRGRWEYVGRSRNIRAAVILAVEDGHVLLVEQYRVPLGRNCLELPAGLIGDDEGADGESDLDAAGRELEEETGYRAARLENLGTYYSSPGMVSESFTLVRASQLAKVGKGGGTDSEDITVHRVDLSYLEQFIAAKREEGCGIDVRLLLLRGHEILAGE is encoded by the coding sequence ATGAGCGATCCTGATGCCGAAAAGCCGGAGGAAATCGTCTGGCAGGGCAAATTCATCACGACGAAGCGACGCGGCCGCTGGGAATATGTCGGCCGTTCACGCAACATCCGCGCAGCCGTCATCCTCGCGGTCGAAGACGGTCATGTCCTGCTGGTCGAACAATATCGCGTCCCGCTGGGCAGAAATTGCCTCGAATTGCCGGCGGGGCTGATCGGCGACGATGAAGGCGCAGATGGTGAAAGCGATCTCGACGCGGCCGGGCGCGAACTGGAGGAAGAGACCGGGTACCGCGCAGCACGGCTCGAAAACCTCGGTACTTATTATTCCTCGCCGGGCATGGTCAGCGAAAGCTTCACCCTCGTGCGCGCATCGCAGCTGGCGAAGGTCGGCAAAGGTGGTGGAACCGATAGCGAGGACATCACCGTCCACCGCGTCGACCTCTCCTACCTCGAACAATTCATTGCAGCAAAGCGTGAGGAAGGTTGCGGGATCGACGTCCGGCTGCTCTTGCTGCGCGGACACGAAATTCTAGCGGGAGAGTAA
- a CDS encoding TPM domain-containing protein, whose amino-acid sequence MARYLDDTGHAIVSSAVAQAELETSGEIVTVLADRSDGYTDVALWWSIAAAFTAMSAMTLFPEFYLDKLTWLMGGWSHDWTNGELFGLITGVGFLKFIGMMLIQQWQPLKFWLVPGPVKRTRVREQAIKHFKVGAERRTHGRTGILLYLSMREHRAEIVADEPIALKVPAEVWGEAMADMLGEIKQGHIAQGLAAGVRDVGKVLSEHFPRSEDDQNELPDRLIEV is encoded by the coding sequence ATGGCAAGATACCTCGACGATACCGGCCACGCGATCGTTTCAAGCGCGGTTGCACAGGCCGAACTGGAAACGTCCGGCGAAATCGTGACCGTGCTTGCCGACCGCTCGGACGGCTATACTGACGTCGCGCTATGGTGGTCCATCGCCGCGGCCTTCACCGCCATGTCGGCGATGACGCTGTTCCCCGAATTCTATCTCGACAAGCTGACCTGGCTGATGGGCGGCTGGAGCCATGATTGGACCAACGGCGAATTGTTCGGCCTGATCACCGGAGTCGGATTTCTCAAGTTCATCGGGATGATGCTGATCCAGCAATGGCAGCCGCTCAAGTTCTGGCTGGTACCGGGACCGGTCAAGCGCACGCGCGTGCGCGAACAGGCGATCAAGCATTTCAAGGTGGGTGCGGAACGTCGGACGCACGGCCGCACCGGCATTCTCCTCTACCTTTCGATGCGCGAACACCGCGCGGAAATCGTTGCCGACGAACCGATCGCGCTGAAGGTCCCTGCCGAAGTCTGGGGCGAGGCCATGGCCGACATGCTGGGCGAGATCAAACAGGGCCACATTGCCCAAGGGCTGGCTGCCGGGGTGCGCGATGTCGGCAAGGTTCTCAGCGAGCACTTCCCGCGCAGCGAAGATGACCAGAACGAGTTGCCTGACCGCCTGATCGAAGTCTAA